Proteins found in one Trichoplusia ni isolate ovarian cell line Hi5 chromosome 14, tn1, whole genome shotgun sequence genomic segment:
- the LOC113500491 gene encoding fasciclin-1 has product MFCVPTMGGRLVLLLVMCTGLVVADRKLTVVEKMRGDADLSQFLSLLERNVVANTTLHYRQMTLFAPTNEAFQRFNVELDDSLVLYHIANLATTLSNMDYAISTDLDGNPPLWVTTRRGAMHDDIYVNNAKVYVSRSYQAVNRNNKLQVLHVIDQVLLPLQPHGPSSISSPVYNPNAYHFLEHSDLFNIGQHRLRSFRQKVNQLKKSKVFDADGRHTFFIPVDEGFKPTTRSDLIDEKVVDGHVIPHHVLFTHATPDTTEFETLAFGDNVKVIISFSTVMNGKDEITYVKSNTVAGDAKHARGVVLADIVRANIPVKNGVVHLIQRPLMVVDTTVIDFLKEKEDGPLCKFYEVIMDLGANNQFLNELTLAKDITLFAPSNEAWADFSVQNIIRNHQKLKEILNLHLVRERLPLDAIIHNNMNQIYQAPTALARKYLYFNVLTRGQNQTLTVEGGGVNATVTLPNIAATNGFVHIIDRVLGVPYTTVFEKLKTDPMLNITYNLGKRQMFNQQLNDMEHRYTYFVPRDHAWLKFQIKHPSAFKSLFREDFGYFTKQILERHVIRAGRAYTVSDLKLLANETHPFVLPTSRDPLRLRVKESDKNYYVEWNGHWIHVFRPDVECTNGIIHVIDEPFVLESDIRATGGAQKMGVAYTYFILFMSFCFVRVLEN; this is encoded by the exons TTCCTGTCGCTGCTGGAGCGTAACGTGGTAGCGAACACGACTCTCCACTACCGACAGATGACGCTGTTCGCGCCGACCAACGAGGCCTTCCAGAGGTTCAACGTCGAGCTGGATGACTCGCTCGTACTCTACCATATAG CAAACTTGGCGACGACACTCTCGAATATGGACTACGCTATATCCACGGACCTGGACGGCAACCCACCGCTGTGGGTGACGACCCGACGCGGTGCGATGCATGATGACATCTATGTCAACAACGCGAAGGTGTACGTCAGCAGATCCTACCAGGCCGTCAATAGGAACAATAAACTACAA gtgCTTCACGTAATAGACCAGGTGTTGCTGCCGCTACAGCCCCACGGACCGAGCTCCATCAGCTCCCCAGTATACAACCCCAATGCTTACCATTTCTTGGAGCATTCTGACCTCTTCAACATCGGCCAGCATAGACTCAG ATCCTTCCGGCAAAAAGTGAACCAGCTTAAAAAGAGCAAAGTGTTTGACGCTGACGGCAGGCACACCTTCTTTATCCCTGTCGATGAAGGATTTAAG ccGACGACTAGATCGGATCTTATCGATGAGAAGGTAGTGGACGGGCACGTTATACCGCACCATGTGTTGTTCACGCACGCCACGCCGGACACCACGGAGTTCGAGACCTTGGCCTTCGGTGACAATGTTAAAGTCATTATCTCCTTCAGCACGGTCATGAATGGGAAAGATGAAATAA CCTACGTAAAATCAAACACTGTTGCTGGAGACGCGAAGCACGCCCGCGGGGTCGTCCTCGCCGACATCGTGCGCGCGAACATCCCCGTCAAGAACGGAGTAGTACATCTCATCCAGCGACCTCTCATGGTCGTAGACACCACCGTCATCGACTTCCTCAAG GAAAAAGAAGACGGACCTCTTTGCAAATTCTATGAAGTAATCATGGACTTGGGCGCAAACAACCAGTTCCTCAACGAACTTACTTTGGCGAAGGACATCACCCTGTTTGCTCCCTCAAATGAAGCGTGGGCCGACTTCAGCGTGCAGAATATAATTAG GAACCACCAGAAACTTAAGGAAATCCTAAACCTTCACCTGGTCCGGGAGAGGTTGCCACTGGACGCGATAATACACAACAACATGAAtcag ATTTATCAAGCGCCAACAGCTTTGGCTCGCAAGTACCTGTACTTCAATGTGCTGACGCGTGGTCAGAACCAAACCCTGACGGTCGAAGGTGGTGGAGTGAACGCGACTGTCACGCTGCCCAACATAGCGGCGACTAACGGCTTCGTGCATATCATCGACAGAGTACTTGGCGTTCCTTACACAACCGTCTTCGAGAAATTGAAAACTGATCCAATGCTGAA CATAACTTATAATCTCGGCAAACGACAAATGTTCAACCAGCAGCTCAATGACATGGAACACCGTTACACATACTTCGTGCCCCGCGACCACGCTTGGCTGAAATTCCAAATCAAGCATCCTTCAGCTTTCAAATCCCTGTTCAGGGAAGACTTTGGTTACTTC ACGAAGCAAATTTTAGAGCGACACGTTATCCGAGCAGGCCGCGCGTACACAGTATCTGATTTAAAACTTCTCGCAAACGAAACACATCCCTTCGTTCTGCCAACTTCACGCGATCCACTCCGGCTGCGTGTCAAGGAATCAGATAAGA ACTACTACGTCGAGTGGAACGGCCACTGGATCCATGTGTTTAGGCCTGATGTTGAGTGTACCAACGGCATTATCCACGTCATTGACGAGCCTTTTGTGTTGGAGAGTGACATCCGCGCCACCGGAGGAGCCCAGAAAATGGGCGTGGCCTATACGTACTTCATACTCTTCATGTCCTTCTGTTTTGTAAGGGTTTTGGAGAATTAA